A window of Daphnia pulicaria isolate SC F1-1A chromosome 10, SC_F0-13Bv2, whole genome shotgun sequence contains these coding sequences:
- the LOC124314701 gene encoding RING-type E3 ubiquitin-protein ligase PPIL2-like, protein MGKRQHQKDKMYLTSTEWSTLYGGKKPVNPNSASASFRRLPYDHCALSLQLFENPLCDTEGNVFDLLAIVPYLKKYKTNPVTGKPLESKSLLRLNYHKNAEGAYHCPVLFKQFTDKSHIVAIRTTGNVFSYEAVEQLNLKPKNWKELLTDETFARQDIITLQDPSHLEKFNIAKFYHVTHDQKIENEELIRAKTDPAARLKYINAETKGVLAELEQEYKAPEETVTIKAVADSINAAHYSTGAVAAGFTSTVMAPETKHEPAILDESIVRYQRIKKKGYVRLVTNVGPLNLELHCEMVPKTCENFVNLCKKGYYNNTKFHRSIKHFMIQGGDPTGTGTGGESCWGGSFEDEFKPNLSHTGRGILSMANSGTNTNKSQFFITYRSCKHLDGKHTIFGRVVGGMETLSAMERIGTDNKDRPVEEIIIESSQIFTDPYAEVDEKLVIERAAALEEAERQLKEAKASIPKAQLKVFKQSGVGKYINPKAFTNKPADSAGEESGSSQHKKAKTSANYSFGNFSNW, encoded by the exons atgggaaaacgaCAACATCAGAAAGATAAAAT GTACTTGACAAGTACAGAGTGGAGCACATTGTATGGTGGGAAGAAGCCTGTGAATCCAAATAGTGCCAGTGCTTCATTTCGACGCCTTCCATATGATCACTGTGCCTTGTCACTTCAGCTTTTTGAGAATCCTTTGTGTGACACTGAAGGAAATGTTTTCGATCTTCTTGCTATAGTTCCATACTTGAAAAAGTATAAAACTAATCCAGTAACAGGAAAA ccGTTGGAAAGCAAATCCCTTCTGAGGTTAAATTACCATAAAAATGCTGAAGGGGCATACCATTGCCCTGTATTGTTCAAGCAGTTCACCGACAAATCCCACATTGTGGCCATCAGAACTACTGGAAATGTGTTCTCCTATGAGGCAGTAGAGCAACTCAATCTGAAGCCAAAAAACTGGAAAGAGTTGTTAACAGATGAAACATTTGCACGTCAAGATATTATCACTCTTCAAGACCCATCTCATCTAGAAAAGTTTAACATTGCTAAATTTTATCATGTAACACATGATCAGAAAATCGAAAATGAAG AATTAATAAGGGCCAAAACCGATCCTGCAGCCCGCCTCAAATACATCAATGCAGAAACGAAGGGAGTTTTGGCAGAATTAGAACAGGAATACAAGGCACCTGAAGAGACTGTTACTATAAAAGCAGTAGCTGATTCCATTAATGCG gcTCATTATTCCACCGGGGCTGTCGCTGCTGGTTTTACTTCTACGGTGATGGCACCAGAAACGAAGCATGAACCAGCAATTCTCGATGAAAGTATCGTTCGATATCAGCGgattaagaaaaaag gTTATGTTAGACTAGTTACAAATGTCGGGCCTCTTAATTTAGAGTTACATTGTGAAATGGTACCTAAAACGTGTGAAAATTTCGTCAACCTTTGTAAAAAAGGCTACTACAACAATACCAAGTTTCATCGGTCTATCAAGCATTTCATG ATTCAAGGTGGCGATCCCACTGGAACTGGTACCGGAGGAGAGTCTTGTTGGGGAGGATCATTTGAAGATGAATTCAAGCCGAACCTGTCCCACACCGGTCGGGGTATTTTATCGATGGCGAACTCGGGAACCAACACTAATAAATCTCAGTT TTTTATCACGTATCGCTCGTGTAAACATCTGGACGGCAAGCACACAATATTCGGCCGTGTCGTGGGTGGAATGGAAACTTTGAGCGCTATGGAACGAATTGGTACTGACAATAAAGATCGACCCGTTGAAGAGATTATTATTGAGTCGTCACAGATATTTACAGATCCATATGCCGAAGTGGACGAAAAG TTGGTGATTGAGAGAGCCGCAGCGCTAGAAGAAGCTGAGAGACAGTTGAAGGAAGCAAAGGCTTCCATCCCTAAAGCCCAGCTTAAGGTTTTCAAACAATCTGGTGTAGGAAAATACATCAACCCTAAAGCTTTCACCAACAA acCAGCTGATTCGGCTGGAGAAGAATCCGGCAGTTCTCAACATAAAAAAGCTAAAACATCTGCTAACTATTCATTTGGTAATTTCAGTAATTGGTGA
- the LOC124314777 gene encoding somatomedin-B and thrombospondin type-1 domain-containing protein-like, whose translation MYPAHSTSTSRSSRMISLQHSSAAATTQIVVLFIIFLGRPVDSLGSCKEAGLCCTGRDASCVVQKTPQNAIIEDLRDTPCYCDHACLKLNDCCPDYRQTCGVQDCQVSEWGPWSDCDNQCGAGSQERTRTIVTEPSRGGKSCPPTLQKRGCQGTSQCGTNKSTHHKAALKEMAMLLPASFGASRRMNDSHDIRKNLRFRNAELAQEHPEGSTNDYCVTFELTKVSKACHKEKVFNSLTDGGVVCVRCEHKATRDYLGGRCGGHGVPGRITRWTSLTNVECHGKWLRRPDESHEVSSSTCSCDEDALLIFV comes from the exons atgtatccaGCGCATTCGACAAGTACGAGCCGGAGCAGCAGGATGATATCGTTGCAGCActcctccgccgccgccactacccaaattgttgttttgttcatCATCTTTCTCGGCCGTCCAGTCGACAGTCTGGGGAGTTGCAAGGAAGCCGGACTTTGCTGTACGGGACGCGACGCCAGTTGCGTCGTCCAGAAAACTCCGCAAAACGCCATCATCGAAGACCTGCGTGACACGCCGTGCTATTGCGATCACGCCTGTCTCAAGTTGAACGACTGCTGCCCAGATTACCGCCAGACATGCGGAG TGCAAGATTGCCAAGTGTCGGAATGGGGACCGTGGTCAGACTGCGACAATCAGTGCGGTGCCGGCAGCCAGGAGCGGACGCGAACCATCGTGACTGAGCCCAGTCGTGGCG GCAAAAGTTGTCCGCCCACGTTGCAGAAACGAGGATGTCAGGGAACGTCGCAGTGCGGGACCAACAAATCGACCCACCACAAAGCGGCTTTGAAAG AAATGGCTATGCTGTTACCGGCTTCGTTTGGTGCCAGCCGCCGGATGAACGACAGCCACGACATCCGCAAGAATCTGCGCTTCCGCAACGCTGAGCTCGCCCAGGAGCACCCGGAAGGTTCCACCAACGA TTACTGCGTGACATTCGAGCTGACCAAAGTGTCCAAGGCCTGCCACAAAGAGAAAGTGTTCAACTCTCTTACTGACG GCGGCGTCGTCTGTGTTCGATGTGAACACAAGGCTACCCGTGACTATTTGGGAGGCCGTTGCGGTGGTCACGGAGTGCCGGGTAGAATTACCCGCTGGACATCGCTGACCAACGTCGAGTGCCATGGCAAATGGCTCAGACGTCCGGATGAATCTCACGAGGTTTCCAGCTCGACTTGTTCGTGCGACGAGGACGCTCTGTTAATTTTCGTTTAG